A genomic stretch from Numida meleagris isolate 19003 breed g44 Domestic line chromosome 2, NumMel1.0, whole genome shotgun sequence includes:
- the NXPH1 gene encoding neurexophilin-1, which yields MQAVYWCAVLLLQPTLYLVTCANLTNGGKSELLKSGSSKSTLKHIWTESSKDLSISRLLSQTFRGKENDTDLDLRYDAPETYTEQDLWDWLRNSTDLQEPRPRAKRRPIVKTGKFKKMFGWGDFHSNIKTVKLNLLITGKIVDHGNGTFSVYFRHNSTGQGNVSVSLVPPTKIVEFDLAQQTVIDAKDSKSFNCRIEYEKVDKATKNTLCNYDPSKTCYQEQTQSHVSWLCSKPFKVICIYISFYSTDYKLVQKVCPDYNYHSDTPYFPSG from the coding sequence gTTACCTGTGCAAATTTAACAAATGGAGGAAAATCAGAACTTCTAAAATCAGGAAGCTCCAAATCCACACTAAAGCACATATGGACAGAAAGTAGCAAAGACTTGTCCATCAGCCGACTGCTGTCACAGACTTTTCGTGGAAAGGAGAACGATACAGATTTGGACCTGCGATATGACGCCCCAGAAACATATACTGAGCAAGATCTCTGGGACTGGCTGAGGAACTCCACAGACCTACAAGAGCCTCGGCCCAGGGCAAAGAGACGGCCCATTGTCAAGACTGggaaatttaagaaaatgtttggcTGGGGCGATTTTCATTCCAACATCAAGACTGTGAAGCTAAATCTGTTAATAACAGGGAAAATTGTTGACCATGGCAATGGGACGTTTAGCGTTTACTTCAGGCATAACTCCACTGGTCAAGGGAATGTATCTGTGAGCCTAGTGCCCCCTACAAAAATAGTGGAATTTGACTTGGCACAACAGACAGTGATTGATGCCAAAGATTCCAAGTCCTTTAACTGTCGAATCGAGTATGAAAAGGTTGACAAGGCTACCAAGAACACACTCTGCAACTATGACCCTTCAAAAACCTGTTATCAGGAGCAGACCCAGAGCCATGTGTCATGGCTCTGCTCCAAGCCCTTTAAAGTAATCTgtatttacatttccttttataGTACAGATTATAAACTAGTACAGAAGGTGTGTCCTGATTACAACTACCACAGTGACACACCGTACTTCCCCTCAGGGTGA